From the Thamnophis elegans isolate rThaEle1 chromosome 16, rThaEle1.pri, whole genome shotgun sequence genome, the window GGAAAAGCCCCCCAAGGCGGTGGGGGCCCTCCAGTCCCGGGCCCCTCttcctggggagggagggggcgagtGGGGGGAGATGGGGGATGGGCTGCAAGGGGCCTTCCTGGAGGCCAGAAGAGGCTGAGTGTCCACATATTAAGGCGAGGGTCCTGGAGGGGATTCTGCGGCCCCGGCATATTTGCAAAGGGGGCTTTGGGGGCTTAGGAGCTGCAGGGAGGAGCCCCCACCCCAGATTGCCACCCCACCCTGCCTAGGGAGAGACCCCGGTATCTCCAAGGTCAAATGGAGATCTCCGCTTCACCTCCGAACGGAAGGAAAGCAATCCTCGGCACTGCACAGGGGCTCTCTGGCTTGAAGGAAAACGGAAGCCGATTGGTCTCTCTGGAGATTGGCAGGATGACTCTTAGGGGCGgaacctctggaaaaaaaaaagggcgtGAAGCCTCCACTTCCGGAAAAGAAACGGGAAACGAGGGAGCTGCCTGAAACGGCGACAGAGGAGCCCGGATGATGCAGGTTTGGCGCAGGGGATGCTGGGAGTTGCAGTCTGGGAGAGTCTCTTATGCGTCCGAAGGCTGCGGAGGCTTCGGCCTGGGCCTCTCCTGACGGGAAGCGGGCGGTACTGtgacaccccccctctctctctctccccctctgcaggaggacggaggagcccggcgggggaaggaaggaaggaagcgccgccTGGGAGTAGGAGATCGCGGCGCAGCTTCTCAGGAAGACGGCGGGGAAAGGCCGGAAGGCTCCGGGActgcaggagggatgagcccagGGAGACCCCGGGAAAGGCCGCTGCCTGGAGGGCGATGTGGGGAGGTGGAAACGGGCGCAGACTCCGATACGGTCCTGGAGGGCGGAGGCTCCTTCGGAAGACCCCggaatccccaaaggatccaggaggaagaaaggaaatatcagtgcccggaatgtgaaaaGTCCTTCAACAAAAACGACCATCTTGAGAACCATCTAAAAATCCACTCATTTGGAAACCCATATAAATGctttgagtgtggaaagagcttcagtcatagcagcagcctttatacacatgaaaggatccacacaggagaaaaacctcatacatgtcttgagtgtggaaagagcttcagtgggaggggcaacctttatcaacatcaaaggatccacacaggagaaaaacctcatacatgtcttgagtgtggaaagagcttcagtcagaggagcaacctttatcaacatcaaaggatccacacaggagaaaaacctcacaCATGTCTggtgtgtggaaagagcttcagtataAGGGCcaacctttataaacatcaagggattcacacaggagaaaaatctcatatatgcctggaatgtggaaagagcttcagtcagaagagcaacctttatagacatcacaagatccacacaggagagaaacctcataaatgcctggagtgtggaaagagcttcagtcacaggagcagcctttatcaacatcaaaggatccacacaggagaaaaacctcatgaatgcctggagtgtggaaagagcttcagtcaaagTCGCAGCCTTTATGTACATCAAAGGATACACACAGgtgaaaaacctcataaatgcctggagtgtggaaagagcttcaggcaGAGATCAAAACTTACCCAACATGCAAGAATACACACCGGAGAGAAACCATTTCAATGCCTGGAGTGTttaaagagcttcagtcagaagaGCCACCTTAAtgaacatcaaaggatccacacaggaggaaAACATACATGCctagaatgtggaaagagcttctgtCAGAGGAGCAAGCTTTAtcaacatcaaaggatccacacaggagaaaaacctcatacatgtctggagtgtggaaagagctttgatCATAGCAGCAGCCTTaataaacatcaaaggatccatagaggagaaaaacctcatacatgtttggagtgtggaaagagcttcagtcagaggagcaacctttatcaACATCAAAACatacacacaggagaaaaaccctatatatgcctggagtgtggaaagagcttcagtcagaggagcaacctttatacacatcaaaagatccacacaggacggaaacctcataaatgcctggaatgtggaaagTGCTTCAGTCGGAGGGACAGCCTTTATatacatcaaaagatccacacaggagaaaaacctcatatatgcctggagtgtggaaagagcttcagacgGAAGGGCAACCTTTATCAACATCaaatgatccacacaggagaaaaacctcacaaatgtctggagtgtggaaagagcttcagtaacAGGAACCATCTTTATACACATGAgtggatccacacaggagaaaaacttcataaatgcctggagtgtggaaagagcttcagtcagaagagcagcctttatacacatcaaaggatccactcaggagaaaaaccacttaaatgcctggagtgtggaaagagcttcaattgGAGGAGCAACCTTTATCAACATCAAAGGcgccacacaggagaaaaacctcataaattcCTGGAGCGTGGAAAGAGTTTCTAGGAGAGCGGAAgtctttataaacatcaaagaatccacaTGGGAGAATAACTAGATACCGTCAGTCcccaacttacagcagttcatttagtgattgttcaaagttacaatggctctgaagaGAGtggcttatggctgtttttcacactgacgtcacttgatcaaaattcagacgcttgtaaactgactcctttttttttctttttataaatttttattttaaacacacaagcacatcaacagaaacaaacacatgagttaaaaacaacataggaacaatatgtTCCATCGAATATCATACAgaagttccgaatcggtttctttgcagatagtgttttcccttctgtacatttctatcttgcgttcataatctccttattcgttatccatttttatgtacaattctttatttatttatacttagctacttatgaccaaatattatttacctatattgtggtttatatttttactgtcatttattctcttatgtacagttataggtatataggttctttttctttgccattcttatattattattattccatttaaaaggttataaggtatagtttgaaatgctttgtttaccatcttcgcacctgctatgataccaccttattttctctttcttttcttttctccctcccttccttccttcctctacttccccttcttccttcccttacctctcccctactcctaccctcttctccttcctaccctctctccttctttctctctcttcctccctcctctccttctctttctctcccttccacccacctctccttacctctttcttcttcccctacctctcctccacactttttcttcctctccttctctttctctctcttccaccctccactcttttccattccttcgtccctccattctctaccttcctcccctcctttccttcctccttcccttcctttctttttctattgttataggtgtctctttcaaatcccagtttatgttcatttggggatggtatttccacaagcccattttgtttcatatcatttccttttttctctatcattctacagtctatatgccagctatcgtcctgatttgatttcaccaatcatgacccccttgttttattcataactattatttttgagtgttgttctattctttcattgctttttatttctttgcttcatccatctataccaattatcccatatttggtagaattctgattcttatagcaataacaatagccgttagacttatatatcgcttcatagggctttcagccctctctaagcagtttacagagtcagcatattgcccccaacaatctgggtcctcattttacccacctcggaaggatggaaggctgagtcgaccttgagccggtgagatttgaacagcagaactgcagtcagctgaagtagcctgcagtgctgcatttaaccactgcaccatctcagcTCCTTttcctgtatttctttcgttaatttatccatttcggcacagtccataatttttcttattatttcatcttcatttggggttagtttgtttttccacttctgggcaaaagcgatccttgctgctgtaagtatatgcagtattagatattgtatttctgttttgtatttcaccgacataattcctaatagaaaaacttcaggtttccaatctaattaAACCCTTGTTAtttcctccagccaatttttgatccttttccagaatttttttgcctcttcacaggtctatcataaatgataatatgttccatgtaccgaatcacatttccagcattttggggaggtatttgttgaaattttaaacTGACTCCTTTttgggacagttgcagtgttccggggtcatgtcaacttttgtgaccttcctgcaagcaaagacaatgggaaaaCCATATTCACTTAACGCTGTTACATTTGGAGTAATTTATGtaactggcaagaaaggtggtaaaatccaCTTCAATGTTTCACTTATAAAGAAAAATTTGCAGCTGAATTGTAGTAGTAAATCGAGGGCTGCCTACAAATGCCTGGATTGTGGtaagtgattcacttcacagcaATCCCTTAATTCACATCAAAGAAtccaaagaatatatatatattgcctgagtgtggaaagaccttcagtcatgatgcatgtatatataaaaatgtgaATCCTTTGATATCGAAGGAAGTGCTACTCATTCAATGGGTTTATACGGGTTCTTCTctgtggattctttgatgtgAATTAAGGGATtgctgtgaagtgaatcacttaCCACAATCCAGGCATTTGTAGGTAGCCCTGGATTTACAACTACAATTCAGCCGCAAATTtttctacatatatatatagagagaaaaatTTGCGGCTGAATTGTAGTTGTAAAtcgaggtatatatatatatacttacggTACctgagtgtggaaagaccttcaaTCATGATACATGTCTGAGTAATTGAGAGTAGAGGGGAGGAGagttttttattggccaagtctgattggacacacaaggaatctgtCTTCGGTGCATAAATTCATTATACATAAAAACTATGAGATAATCATGATCATAGTAATAAAACTACAgatcaaattaaatattttatttggtcACATGTAATTAGATATGCAAGGAATAtgtctccagtgcagaagctctGGGTGTACATTCACAGCAATACCATAAGAATGGTGTATGCCCACCCACCTATACATGCGCGCGCAACCTCCATGCGGGGAGGGATTTTTGCTTTCAACAGCctctgaaggctttcctgaatCCTGGCGAGGGGGCcaggg encodes:
- the LOC116519065 gene encoding gastrula zinc finger protein XlCGF26.1-like, with amino-acid sequence MMQEDGGARRGKEGRKRRLGVGDRGAASQEDGGERPEGSGTAGGMSPGRPRERPLPGGRCGEVETGADSDTVLEGGGSFGRPRNPQRIQEEERKYQCPECEKSFNKNDHLENHLKIHSFGNPYKCFECGKSFSHSSSLYTHERIHTGEKPHTCLECGKSFSGRGNLYQHQRIHTGEKPHTCLECGKSFSQRSNLYQHQRIHTGEKPHTCLVCGKSFSIRANLYKHQGIHTGEKSHICLECGKSFSQKSNLYRHHKIHTGEKPHKCLECGKSFSHRSSLYQHQRIHTGEKPHECLECGKSFSQSRSLYVHQRIHTGEKPHKCLECGKSFRQRSKLTQHARIHTGEKPFQCLECLKSFSQKSHLNEHQRIHTGGKHTCLECGKSFCQRSKLYQHQRIHTGEKPHTCLECGKSFDHSSSLNKHQRIHRGEKPHTCLECGKSFSQRSNLYQHQNIHTGEKPYICLECGKSFSQRSNLYTHQKIHTGRKPHKCLECGKCFSRRDSLYIHQKIHTGEKPHICLECGKSFRRKGNLYQHQMIHTGEKPHKCLECGKSFSNRNHLYTHEWIHTGEKLHKCLECGKSFSQKSSLYTHQRIHSGEKPLKCLECGKSFNWRSNLYQHQRRHTGEKPHKFLERGKSF